Proteins from a single region of Acanthochromis polyacanthus isolate Apoly-LR-REF ecotype Palm Island chromosome 11, KAUST_Apoly_ChrSc, whole genome shotgun sequence:
- the LOC110972855 gene encoding glutathione S-transferase A-like yields MAKDMTLLWGSGSSPCWRIQIMLEEKQLKGCNQKLLSFEKMEHKSQEVLDVNLRGQLPAFKCGKHILNESYAACFFLENQYKSQGTKLIPDSPDAQALMYQRMFETFTFSQKIADVIYYNYLVPEGERHDSAVQRNREALTTELKLWEGYLKKTDCCLAGKEFTLADVLVYPGVAYLFYCGLCRERYPALAKYYDGLKDRPSIKATWPPTWQGAPAQDVLKTI; encoded by the exons ATGGCCAAGGACATGACTCTGCTGTGGGGCTCCGGTTCTTCTCCCTGTTGGAGGATCCAGAtcatgctggaggagaagcagctgaAGGGCTGCAACCAAAAATTGCTCTCCTTTGAGAAAATGGAGCACAAATCCCAGGAAGTCCTGGACGTGAACCTCAGAGGTCAG CTTCCGGCCTTCAAATGTGGGAAACATATCCTGAATGAGTCCTACGCCGCCTGCTTTTTCCTGGAG AACCAGTACAAGTCTCAGGGAACCAAACTGATTCCCGACTCCCCCGATGCACAAGCACTGATGTACCAGCGCATGTTTGAGACTTTCACATTCAGCCAGAAAATTG CTGATGTTATCTACTACAACTACTTGGTCCCAGAGGGGGAGAGACACGACTCTGCTGTTCAGAGAAACAGGGAGGCTCTGACAACTGAGCTCAAGCTGTGGGAGGGATACCTGAAAAAAACG GACTGTTGCTTGGCTGGAAAAGAATTCACACTGGCTGATGTGCTTGTTTATCCAGGCGTGGCTTATCTATTCTATTGTGG gttaTGTAGAGAGCGTTACCCTGCACTGGCAAAATACTACGACGGTTTGAAGGACAGACCCAGCATCAAAGCCACCTGGCCCCCTACCTGGCAGGGTGCCCCTGCACAGGATGTGCTGAAAACCATCTGA